From a region of the Besnoitia besnoiti strain Bb-Ger1 chromosome I, whole genome shotgun sequence genome:
- a CDS encoding hypothetical protein (encoded by transcript BESB_009330), whose amino-acid sequence MALGMEAPADEPAERGAPALPHAERASLASTFSSLSRGPAAEAHAGAAERGGGEERQGPTCLSAPVGEASPLLLPSTAPSISSSFEGDSACRTPLAYSSSLAVLRRRSHLCASSTPPSSLALFSSAVAHNPLRCIYSELHSLLTVIRLAAASASASCASLYASQASPSPSASAVAYGDALALPPPLSGFVSNVETLLAALRAQLQQQRDAQDDLGDRFALPRSMVSAPRRSPRARRGSAGGGVREAGERGCRGEASPLCAAARVSPSAAGCSPAVGVRVDESHLAPFLFVVADLWPLIQQAASPTQKGAAAPTPAPALAAQLFNPRPVVAAALASLNTFVAYDLLSPAHCADPSLFSNQIVQAVLACAHQQLQQLACPLSPSGAGASSAFSVFSQQGSGGGPYGAGPGGERSGGGSFSAGAAALGGGGGGSGGVEEEVILQRALGLLLEVLVKSSAGPYVSDEGLWEILKLCYYVVRQPRVSAVLRSHAESVLTQLFLAVFAPRSTLAPLRRAGPTLEARGRAAARRCVQRDAAAPRSGDGSAREREAADGSAREAGETERRAGRHEATQRTGRHEATQRAPATRAGAGEEEEGEGGGAPPGSAGPRLAPPCIFHPHGLGSLYLSLRFVAFLIAHGVPFTSSASRAPPSLRAAPIGGDERKAEAEGSLGGAGPPAAQGGAGAAAHGAPASGGGEEGMRRAAAASSFSSPLLPAASAFVGDEELAAGGAATRAPAQLRLVELSQVVRRMESDLLGLYDEFCSKAGKGDEEFNQEMRALGLTLLNVVLEAAGRAIAASPSLRHVVREEIAWAIICGVPAFSLVSFGGARDAAMLMLAVLLRAVWNLRSFCPPLPASEATLLGSVFFRVLASPVALLLYRPAPQALGPPGLSTSAVGAQYQALCQSLQQQVAPYDFRFMTLEALVELCALPEFLPQLFINFDCNVRAAGADVCAQVVSLLVFTALAPAAPPLPKLHQIQRCLLSQAAPAKRGEPASAAGWVAPGDAVQAALQAANASLLPPYRGVYRDADFVSLPDDSGRQCLASATRQRERVAFASFAAGTGGTAAPDGGDGAAAGQAAARRRAGGNPFLLSRKNADLMRRAAAAVAQGATEKESRDILFYDPSRLRESTELNRIALRGLISILTLTAARCETAAAAAAQKERERQRRVQREARRRAARHAEGKAQDATGASLAPDPRDAEAFDVEERWRGEGDRRVAKTREEGLRKLEDGEDVERRDGEEEGEQEERSAVADELAQALVESGQASAVTAFAAVQPLSRLCERRERKKRVEAAAAIFNASPKTFVAQLEALALLPSPATPRAVAAFLRDMRGLDLVKVGEYLAQNKDWNKQVLVEFLSTFSFANVSLVEALRMLLASFRLPGEAQQIERVMEAFAGEYFQQQPFVTTEDLPAKLAEAATFSRASPPAEETPVRKKKEKVVEDPRFSLPRWVVSEAAYWRHRDIAEEEEEDGARECDEERMLEELLENPHKGRRTSVDLADLLRRYLAAPEETASGRDCRLREELTKKFMDATPEKPPPGYVAFEHRDTVFVLSYSIILLNTDLHNSQVRVKMTVEQFLRNNRGINQGKSLPAFYLTEIYLSIRDEEIRLKSSAPPAAATGSASSGGDGALQKKTLARTSTTRRRRKGADRESEKAAAAAHAAPKGRPKLEAGGASASAARAGGGKRETLAMVKAFLRGRRARRGEAADPQQAQRKERRRRGSSQEAERLLVVDGGAASSSLATAPAFASDAGTCGGSAEDGARRLASGDCVGGSLYIQASSGNLEAPLSVLCGELDALFFFLFWEQGVFDCFRGILETTTDVGAVEEALSGILLLAKIAISLGFSQAVNVIVVELCAYVNLSLSALAQSVFPVLLEILRPAPARQGADDEDDRGSEATHDSTASSRALEGAGAPHARPREGGLGGCACLREEGWAAFVEVLLKLFALDLLPASVAQLRDFCDPSGRPLPRLCTLFPPSFAPPSPAGHARKKSARRGWLGDLTNLLFAFGDSDDESEGEGGDGERKPGKRVSLTVQQQQQIVATVLQGQDDAASFPASLLSNLQLLRCGTSFAFLPSTLPPPLAATAEPPLPILSTPRRLQPVAHALEPGRELGRKDAEGRREDEALQLARGVDGDEAREETESREGEEGAGSAAEEERRRKDEDRDRQLAAVAPFFRFKAVLERLFKIDEILAQIFTSLPPASALSLATVLILHTLPLASQPASQSPPAGLSSASPPSSPPQRGLPAREAGSAATHASPCGVSAGRGDRRRRVALSFFGVAAVGVFRLLNDQRGVLCLPGLAGDEPAGRRRWGPGAVTLAPRPRGRRRRGGGRGSGPASPRDPAGPHADGSCAAMARPGGGGGGVEESDREMERRGEEREFFAEFGALCGASMVDDIKRFRAVGDRSFALEIFGFLVADQGVLLAEAAGGVRTPEDGNEEDESSGGGRPCGVSASLSLGKSHDAEREEEFVARLETNQLFWALCTTHLSVLMRRYVIAAAAETVLPPFVAIERTVRAAQMQRRAEGVVDDERQANAVEIADTHSEGTLDSHVVALSKKMLSSWGRKLTVETPACLDRDELLLIERLMVASLRLVVEFLPLGASLAPQSPREGDCRAADEDADGRAFPPLEEKRALAAAETQEERERCLRRVHEWIEPAVLHLLALVVHLHPNVYMLQTERITAALQLLLFPPHYLSTLRSPLAVDLFLGVLQRTVPLPPFLPPSSLPSSLLRQQQQQLAGSSVRFLSHWLLARGSSEALLEAAKPRHLQGLIQTLLAICVHTPQLFLLKGGACVFEQREGAPQGVVGEPERRESRRRGAAPTSSTLEDGDAGFLPPPLPALGDAKESLLRKRRGLSGRRALLAWGGFGARRAEKDILHEVGGGGQGDEGRGPPAGEEASGDSGTSVFAANLKALKIINDLPATVVAAVEARKQEPSTAGEPSAAAAEWCSVEEVGVLWMKVLQALAISCAFGPKAVRVKALGYLQYHLLRASPRPPSASPDPEERAAEASPSSSLLRTVMESPAVWRLVLQEILFPLLSYGFHYPYDYAGAEAAGAAAAAEPQGEKSARSGEPGDGEAESAESREKRSGASESPYTFPSDSRLRRPAAWMAAPLGRRYTLEGAVAALGAEEILQRRAASASLVCRLFLSHLDLLLQPLVESDDAEEERKRQEAAKESALRLLGLVGDQVLVRHFGGDVEAAHAAAVCGGLRLLLPPLVQFLELLVAQASAAPVVFCDAFLENLKNTFLVVLTSPAVAKASTEGTVALPPPTAADFGLASAGDAKAEGPPPTTNGEEGELARGGEADGDLANSGAEQGCQPKRRGSGRHQLESQSYLDAALQQLSKSQQLLIAIAHQVISPAFPHLVKDLLLIILPTLLPAPSPARSRKAEGQSPLAAEGMGEQQEEVERQASAERAENKQTRKASGERASHTETDEGAPPPPPPPPPPPPPPPASPAFVGRQDSGSGMSAGEGGRPDEGMDHEAREWSHHGSQRGGSSLFDGRPRVLDERDNAEPEGGQGLRSEGAVAPDATGQAGDLGEEKEKHAGQRPADRDAEDGAAGSQHAKGEDSATAKTRLPPPRSWRETFFGAGAAAAALGRDVES is encoded by the exons ATGGCGCTGGGGATggaagcgccggcggacgagcccgcagagcgcggcgctcccgcgcTGCCACACGCCGAGCGAGCGTCGCTGGCGTCcaccttctcctcgctgtctcgggggcctgcggcggaggctcacgcgggcgcagctgagcgcggcggcggcgaggagcgcCAGGGCCCCACCTGTTTGAGTGCGCCCGtgggcgaggcgtcgccgctccttCTGCCCTCAACGGCGCCATCGATCTCTTCGTCCTtcgagggcgacagcgcgtgcaggacgccgctcgcgtactcctcctcgctggcggtcctgcggcgtcggtcccatctctgcgcgtcctccacgcctccgtcttcgctcgcgctcttctcgtCGGCTGTCGCCCACAATCCGCTGCGATGCATTTACAGCGAGCTGCACTCGCTGCTCACCGTCAttcggctcgcggccgcgtctgcgtcggcctCCTGCGCCAGTCTCTacgcctcgcaggcctccccctccccctctgcgtccgcggtcgcctacggagacgcgctcgcgctgccgccgccgctctcggggTTCGTGAGCAACGTGGAGacgctcctcgcggcgctccgcgcgcagctgcagcagcagcgcgacgcgcaagACGACCTCGGCGACCGCTTCGCCCTGCCGCGCTCGATGGTCTCCGCCCCAAGGCGGTCGCCacgggcgcgccgggggAGTGCGGGAGGAGGAGTACGAGAAGCGGGCGAGAGGGGCTGCAGGGGcgaggcgtctcctctctgcgccgcggcgcgcgtgagtccgtccgcggccggctgctcgcctgcggtCGGTGTGCGCGTCGACGAGAGTCACCTGGCGCCGTTTCTGTTTGTCGTCGCAGACTTGTGGCCGTTGATCCAGCAGGCCGCCTCACCGACGCagaagggcgccgccgcccccacgcctgcgccggccctcgcggcgcagctgttCAATCCGCGCCCAgtggtcgccgcggcgcttgcgTCGCTCAACACCTTCGTCGCCTACGACTTGCTCTCCCCGGCGCACTGCGCCGACCCTTCGCTCTTTTCGAATCAAATCGTCCAGgccgtcctcgcctgcgcccaccagcagctgcagcagctcgcctgtccgctgtcgcccagcggcgccggcgcctcctccgccttttCAGTCTTCTCTCAgcagggcagcggcggcggacccTACGGGGCGGGTCCCGGGGGCGAGCGGAGCGGCGGGGGGAGCTTCTCCgcgggtgcggcggcgctcgggggcggaggcggagggtccggcggcgtggaggaagAGGTGattctgcagcgcgccttGGGACTGCTGCTGGAAGTGCTTGTGAAGTCCTCTGCCGGTCCGTACGTCTCGGATGAAGGACTCTGGGAGATCCTCAAGCTCTGCTACTACGTggtgcggcagccgcgcgtctccgccgtcctccgcagTCACGCAGAGAGTGTCCTCACGCagctcttcctcgccgtcttcgcgccgcgcagcactctcgcgcccctgcgccgcgccggtccCACGCTCgaggctcgcgggcgcgcagccgcgcgccgctgcgtccagagagacgccgccgccccgcggagcggcgacggctccgcgagagagagagaggccgcagacggcagcgcgcgagaggctggcgagaccgagagacgcgcaggccgccacgaggcgacgcagcgcacAGGCCGccacgaggcgacgcagcgcgcacCGGCCACGAGAGCcggcgcaggagaagaagaagaaggagagggaggaggggcgcCTCCTGGGTCGGCGGGACCGCGCTTGGCGCCGCCCTGCATCTTCCACCCGCACGGTCTCGGCTCGCTGTATCTCTCGCTGCGATTCGTCGCGTTCCTGATTGCTCACGGCGTGCCCTTCacctcgtcggcgtcgcgcgcgccgccttcgctgcgggcggcgcccaTTGGCGGCGATGAGCgcaaggcggaggccgaggggtcgctcggcggcgcgggaccgccggcggcgcaggggggcGCAGGGGCAGCTGCTcacggcgcgccggcgtcgggcggcggcgaagagggcatgcggcgcgcggcggcggcgtcttccttctcctctccgctgctgcccgccgcgtccgcgtttGTGGGCGAtgaggagctcgcggcgggcggagcggcgacgcgcgcgccggcgcagctgcggctcgtGGAGCTCTCGCAGGTGGTGCGTCGCATGGAGAGCGACTTGTTGGGACTATACGACGAATTTTGCTCCAAGGCGGGTAAGGGGGACGAGGAATTCAACCAAGAGATGCGTGCGCTCGGGTTGACGTTGCTGAACGTCGTGCTGGAGGCTGCGGGGCGGGCGATCGCGgcatcgccttcgctgcgccaCGTGGTGCGCGAGGAGATCGCTTGGGCGATCATCTGCGGCGTgcccgccttctccctcgtttccttcggcggcgcgcgagacgccgcgatGCTCATGCTcgcggtgctgctgcgcgccgtgTGGAACCTGCGGAGTTTctgtccgccgctgccggcgagcgaagcgacgcTGCTCGgcagcgtcttcttccgcgtgctAGCTTCAcccgtcgcgctgctgctgtatCGCCCGGCGCCACAGGCGCTGGGCCCCCCGGGGCTGTCAACGAGCGCTGTCGGTGCGCAGTACCAAGCCCTCTGCCagagtctgcagcagcaggttGCGCCGTATGACTTCCGCTTCATgacgctggaggcgctcgtCGAGCTCTGTGCCCTGCCGGAGTTCCTCCCGCAGTTGTTCATTAACTTTGACTGCAACgtccgcgcggctggcgcggaCGTCTGCGCGCAAGTCGTCTCCCTGCTCGTTTTCAccgctctcgcgcccgccgcgcccccgcTCCCCAAGCTGCATCAGATTCAGCGGTGCCTCCTCagccaggcggcgcccgcgaagcgcggcgagcctgccagcgccgccggctgggtggcgcctggcgacgcggtgcaagccgcgctgcaggcggcgaatgcgtcgctgctgccgccctaCCGCGGCGTGTACCGCGACGCTGACTTCGTGAGCCTCCCCGATGACTCTGGCCGCCAGTgcctcgccagcgccacgcgacaacgcgagcgcgtcgcctttgCGAGCTTCGCCGCGGGGACGGGAGGGACAGCGGCGcccgacggaggcgacggcgcggcggccggtcaggccgccgcgaggaggcgcgccggcgggaaTCCTTTCCTCTTGTCTAGGAAGAATGCCGACCTcatgcggcgcgcggcagccgccgtcgcgcagggcgccacCGAGAAGGAGAGCCGCGACATTCTCTTTTATGACCCCTCTCGACTCAGAGAAAGCACAGAACTGAACCGCAtcgcgctccgcggcctgATCAGCATCCTGACGctcacggcggcgcgctgcgaaacagcggcggccgccgccgcgcagaaggagcgcgagcgccagcggcgagtgcagcgcgaggctcgccgACGTGCAGCGCGCCACGCAGAGGGcaaggcgcaggacgcgacGGGCGCCTCGCTTGCTCCTGACccccgcgacgcggaggcgttCGACGTCGAAGAACGAtggcggggggagggagacCGACGCgtggcgaagacgcgcgaagagggACTGCGGAAGCtggaggacggcgaagacgtggaacgcagagacggcgaggaggagggcgagcaggAGGAACGAAGCGCTGTCGCAGATGAGCTCGCCCAAGCCCTTGTCGAGAGCGGGCAAGCCTCCGCCGTcacggccttcgcggcggtgCAGCCCCTCAGTCGACTCTGcgaacgaagagaaagaaaaaaacgcgtggaagctgcggcagcc ATTTTCAATGCGAGCCCGAAGACCTTCGTGGCTCAGCTGGaagcgctcgcgctgctgccgtcgccagcgacgccgcgcgccgtcgccgcctttctGCGCGACATGCGCGGCCTCGATTTAGTCAAGGTCGGGGAGTATCTCGCGCAGAACAAAGACTGGAATAAGCAG GTCCTCGTGGAGTTCCTCTCGACTTTTAGCTTCGCGAACGTCTCTCtggtggaggcgctgcgcatgctGCTGGCGTCATTCCGCCTGCCGG gcgaggcgcagcagatcGAGCGCGTGATGGAGGCATTCGCGGGCGAGTATTTTCAGCAGCAGCCGTTTGTGACGACCGAGGACCTTCCCGCGAagctggcggaggccgcgacgttctcgcgtgcgtcgccgccggctgagGAGACTCCGGTccgaaagaagaaggagaaagtCGTGGAAGAtccgcgcttctcgctgccgcgctggGTGGTGAGCGAGGCCGCGTACTGGCGGCACCGAGACatcgccgaggaggaggaagaggacggcgcgcgcgagtgcgaCG aagaacgcaTGCTGGAAGAACTCCTCGAAAACCCACACAAAGGACGGCGAACCTCCGTCGACCTCGCCgacctcctccgccgctACCTCGCCGCCCCCGAAGAGACCGCCAGCGGACGCGACTGCAGACTGCGAGAAGAACTCACGAAAAAATTCATGGATGCGACGCCAGAAAAG ccgccgccgggctACGTGGCGTTTGAGCACCGCGACACGGTGTTCGTGCTGTCCTACTCGATTATTCTTCTGAACACGGACCTGCATAATTCGCAAGTCCGCGTGAAAATGACCGTTGAGCAGTTCCTGCGCAACAACCGCGGCATCAACCAAGGCAAGAGTCTCCCCGCCTTCTACTTGACGGAGATCTACCTCTCGATTCGCGACGAAGAGATCCGTCTCAagagctccgcgccgcctgcagccgccacCGGCAGCGCAAGCTCCggtggcgacggcgcgctgcagaagaaaactcTCGCGCGGacctcgacgacgcgccgcagaagaaaaggcgctgaccgcgagagcgagaaggcggctgctgccgcccacgcggcgccgaaggggCGTCCGAAActcgaggcgggcggcgcgtcggcctccgcggcgcgagccggaGGTGGCAAGCGTGAGACACTCGCGATGGTGAAGGCCTTtctgcgagggcgacgcgcgcggcggggcgaggctgcggacccgcagcaggcgcagaggaaagagcgccgccgccgcgggtcgTCGCAGGAGGCTGAGCGGCTTTTGGTagtcgacggcggcgccgcgtcctcctctctggcgactgcccccgccttcgcctccgacGCGGGCACCTGCGGGGggagcgcagaggacggcgcgaggcgactcGCGAGTGGCGACTGCGTGGGGGGTTCTCTGTATATTCAGGCCAGCAGCGGGAacctggaggcgccgctgtcggTTTTGTGCGGCGAGTTGGATGCgttgtttttctttcttttttggGAGCAAGGCGTGTTTGACTGCTTCCGCGGGATCCTCGAGACGACGACGGACGTGGGCGcggtggaggaggcgctgtcGGGCATTCTACTTCTGGCGAAAATCGCCATCTCGCTCGGCTTCTCGCAGGCGGTCAACGTGATCGTCGTCGAACTCTGCGCCTACGTCAACCTCTCCCTCAGCGCCCTTGCGCAGAGCGTCTTCCCCGTGCTGCTGGAAATCCTCcgaccggcgccggcgcggcagggggcggacgacgaggacgatcGCGGCtcggaggcgacgcatgA CTCcacggcgtcgtcgcgcgccctcgagggcgcgggcgcgccgcacgcgcgtccgcgcgagggaggcctcggcggctgcgcgtgtctccgcgAGGAGGGTTGGGCGGCGTTCGTGGAGGTGCTGCTGAAGCTCTTTGCTCTGGACCTGCTccccgcctccgtcgcccaGCTGCGCGATTTCTGTGACCCCTCTgggcgcccgctgccgcggctctgcaCGCTCTTCccgccctccttcgccccgccgtcgccggcgggaCACGCACGAAAGAAatccgcgcgccgaggctggCTGGGCGACCTGACCaatctcctcttcgccttcggagacagcgacgacgagagcgagggcgagggcggcgacggcgagcggaaACCCGGAAAGCGCGTCAGCCTCACGGTccaacagcagcagcagatcGTCGCGACCGTCCTCCAGGGTCAg gatgacgccgcgtccttccctgcgtcgctgctgagcaacctgcagctgctgcgctgcggcaCGTCCTTCGCATTTCTCCCCtcgacgctgccgccgccgctcgcggccaCCGCGGAGCCTCCGCTGCCGATTCtctccacgccgcggcgcctgcagccggtCGCGCACGCTCTGGAGCCCGGCCGCGAGCTGGGAAGAAaggacgcggaggggcgacgcgaagacgaggcgttGCAGCTCGCCCGGGGAgtagacggcgacgaggcgcgcgaggagactgagagccgcgagggcgaggagggcgcggggagcgcggcggaagaagagcgaaggcggaaaGACGAAGATCGCGACCGGCAGCTGGCAGCAGTCGCGCCCTTCTTTCGCTTCAAAGCAGTGCTTGAAAGGCTCTTCAAAATCGACGAAATCCTCGCGCA AATCTTCACCTCGCTcccgccggcgtccgcgctgTCTCTGGCGACCGTCCTCATTCTGCACACGCTTCCCCTGGCGTCTCAGCCTGCGTCGCAGTCGCCTCCCGCAGGCCTCTCTTCTGCATCTCCCCCTTCCTCGCCCCCGCAGCGAGGTctcccggcgcgcgaggcgggctccgcagcgacgcacgcgtc TCCCTGCGGCGTATCTGCTgggcgaggcgaccgccggcgacgcgtcgctctcAGCTTCTTCGGGgtcgctgccgtcggcgTATTCCGCCTACTCAACGACCAGCGgggcgtcctctgcctccccggcctcgcaggcgacgagcccgccggcaggcgccgctggggCCCCGGCGCAGTCACCCTCGCCCCGAGGccccgagggcggcgaaggcgcggcggcggtcgcggctctGGGCCCGCGAGTCCCCGCGACCCTGCGGGACCTCATGCagacggcagctgcgcggcgatggcgaggcctgggggggggggcggcggcgtggaggaaAGCGACCGGGAGAtggagcggagaggcgaagagcgcgagtTCTTCGCGGAGttcggcgccctctgcggcgcgagcaTGGTCGACGACATCAAgcgcttccgcgccgtcggcgaccgCTCGTTCGCGCTGGAAATCTTTGGATTTCTCGTCGCAGACCAAGGCGTGCTTCTTGCCGAAGCCGCGgggggtgtacgtacaccggaGGACGGaaacgaggaagacgaatcAAGCGGCGGGGGACGGCCATGCGGAgtttccgcgtcgctctcacTCGGGAAGTCGCACGACGCAGAACGCGAAGAGGAGttcgtcgcgcgtctcgagaCGAATCAACTCTTTTGGGCCCTCTGCACCACGCACCTGAGCGTCCTCATGCGCCGCTACGTgatcgccgccgctgcggagaccgTCCTGCCGCCGTTCGTGGCCATCGAGCGGACTgttcgcgccgcgcagatgcagaggagagcggagggAGTCGTGGACGACGAGCGACAGGCCAATGCGGTGGAAATCGCAGACACGCACTCGGAAGGAACTCTCGATAGCCACGTCGTTGCCCTTTCGAAGAAGATGCTCTCCTCCTGGGGACGCAAACTCACCGTCGAAACGCCGGCAT GCCTGGACCGCGACGAGTTGCTTCTGATTGAGCGCCTGATggtcgcgtcgctgcgcctcgtcgtggAGTTCCTGCCGCTGGGGGCGTCGCttgcgccgcagtcgccccgcgaaggagactgcCGGGCCGCAGATGAAGATGCAGACGGGCGGGCGTTCCCCCCCttggaggagaagagagcgctcgcggcggcggagacgcaggaagagcgagagaggtGTCTGCGGCGAGTTCACGAGTGGATCGAGCCCGCCGTTCTGCATCTCTTGGCCCTCGTCGTGCACCTGCATCCCAACGTCTACATGCTGCAAACCGAAAGAATCACTGCGGCTCTCCAG cttcttctcttcccgCCGCATTACCTCTCgacgctgcgctcgccgctggcggtcGACTTGTTTCTCGGCGTTCTTCAGCGCACGGTGCCTCTCCCGCCGTtcctgccgccgtcgtcgctgccctcctctcttctccgccagcagcagcagcagctcgcgggcTCGAGTGTGCGGTTCCTCTCGCACTGGCTGCTCGCCCGCGGGAGCTCGGAAGCGTTgctggaggccgcgaagccgcgccacCTCCAGGGCTTGATTCAGACTCTCCTCGCGATCTGCGTCCACACGCCGCAGCTCTTCCTGCTGaagggcggcgcgtgcgtcttcgaacaacgcgagggcgcgccgcagggggtCGTGGGGGAGCccgagcggcgcgagagccgccggcgcggggcggcgcccacTTCGAGTACCCTcgaggacggagacgcaggctttctccccccgcccctgcCCGCCCTCGGCGACGCGAAAGAGAGTCTCCTCaggaagcgccgcgggctgagtgggcgacgcgcgctgctcgcctggGGCGGATTCGGCGCACGTAGAGCCGAGAAGGACATCCTCCACGAGGTTGGGGGCGGAGGacaaggcgacgagggccgGGGGCCGCCAGccggggaggaggcgagcggcgacagcgggacGTCTGTCTTCGCCGCAAACCTCAAGGCGCTGAAGATCATTAACGACCTGCCAGCCACCGTCGTCGCGGCTGTCGAGGCCCGTAAGCAGGAGCCCTCCACAGCCGGCgagccttccgccgccgctgccgagtGGTGTTCAGTTGAAGAAGTCGGCGTCCTGTGGATGAAGGTCCTCCAGGCGCTCGCGAtcagctgcgccttcggACCTAAGGCGGTCCGCGTCAAGGCCCTCGGG TACCTGCAGTATCacctcctgcgcgcgtcgccacggccgccctccgcgtcgccggacCCTGaagagcgcgccgcggaggcgtctccgtcctcgtcgctgctgcgcacaGTCATGGAGAGCCCAGCCGTGTGGCGCCTGGTGCTTCAGGAGATCCTCTTCCCGCTTCTTTCATATGGCTTTCATTATCCGTACGACTACgctggcgcggaggcggcgggggcggcggccgcggcggagcctcaGGGAGAGAAGtccgcgcgaagcggcgagcCTGGGGACGGAGAGGCCGAGTCAGCGGagtcgagagagaagcgcagcggcgcgagcgaaagTCCCTACACGTTCCCTTCGGACagccgccttcgcaggcccgccgcctgGATGGCAGCGCCCCTGGGGAGACGCTACACACTCGAGGGCGCCGTGgctgcgctcggcgccgaggag atcctgcagcgccgcgcggcgtccgcgagtcTGGTTTGCCGgctcttcctctcgcacttggatctgctgctgcagccgctcgtTGAGTCCGAC gacgcagaagaggagagaaagaggcaggAGGCCGCAAAGGAATCTGCGCTGCGTTTGCTCGGCCTCGTCGGAGACCAAGTGCTTGTGCGCCACTTTGGAGGGgacgtcgaggccgcgcatgcagcggcagtGTGCGGAGGTCTGCGGCTGCTCCTCCCGCCACTCGTTCAGttcctcgagctcctcgtcgcACAAGCCAGC GCGGCACCCGTCGTGTTTTGCGACGCCTTTTTGGAGAACTTGAAGAACACGTTTCTGGTTGTTCTTACCTCGCCTGCGGTCGCGAAAGCCTCGACCGAGGGCACCGTGGCGTTGCCGCctccgacggcggcggactTTGGGCTCGCatccgctggcgacgcgaaggcggaggggccaccgccgacgacgaacggcgaagaaggcgagctggcgcgaggaggagaggcggacgGAGATCTCGCAAATTCCGGCGCAGAGCAAGGCTGCCAGCcgaagcgacgaggcagcggacgACACCAACTCGAGTCGCAGTCGTACCTCGACGCagccctgcagcagctgtcaaagagccagcagctgctcatTGCAATCGCTCACCAAGTCATTTCGCCGGCGTTTCCACACCTCGTGAAGGATCTCCTCTTGATCATCTTGCCTACGCTTCTCCCTGCTCCTTCGCCGGCCCGCAGCCGCAAAGCAGAAGGGCAGAGTCCcctcgctgcggagggcaTGGGCGAGCAGCAAGAAGAGGTGGAGaggcaggcgtctgcggagcGGGCTGAGAACAAGCAGACGAGAAAAGCAtcgggcgagagagcgagccaCACAGAAACAGACGAAGGagcgccccctccccctccgccgcctcctcctcctcccccgccaCCCCCCGCGTCTCCTGCTTTCGTCGGGCGCCAAGACAGTGGAAGCGGGATGTctgcaggcgagggagggaggcCGGACGAAGGGATGGATCACGAAGCGCGCGAGTGGTCTCATCATGGCTCTCAGAGGGGAGGCAGCTCGCTTTTCGATGGCAGACCACGGGTCCTCGACGAAAGAGATAATGCTGAACCTGAGGGTGGGCAGGGACTTAGGAGTGAGGGTGCAGTTGCACCGGATGCAACCGGGCAGGCTGGCGACCttggagaagagaaggaaaaacacGCAGGGCAGAGACCAGCTGACAGAGATGCGGAGGAtggcgcggcgggctcccAGCACGCTAAAGGTGAAGATAGCGCAACCGCGAAgacgcgtcttcctcccccACGAAGCTGGCGGGAGACTTTCTTCGGggccggcgctgcagctgcagccctGGGCAGGGACGTAGAGAGCTGA